The following proteins are co-located in the Siansivirga zeaxanthinifaciens CC-SAMT-1 genome:
- a CDS encoding IS256 family transposase, which translates to MKKEDFLNDDFLKQFKTGDELTSFLKSIQKRGIEKMLEGELDAHLDYEKHQQSDNSNTRNGYGSKKIKTALGETNIKVPRDRDASFNPMLVPKRTNMVDGIENVIISLYAKGMSNSDIEEQIREVYDFDVSTSTISRITDKVTNDIVAWQNRPLEPVYLITWMDGIVFKVRENSKVINKTMYIAVGLRRDGKKEVLGLWLGKNESAAFWMSVLTDMKARGVQDLLITATDNLNGFTDTIKNVFPESKTQICVVHQIRNACRYVVWKDKKEFTKDMKSIYDAPTKSAAKAALEDFAQKWEHKYSYAIKSWRDNWEELTAFYEFPLEIRKIIYTTNLIENLNGKIRKYTKNKLSFPTDEAVMKSTFLALREATKKWSMPIRNWGIILNQFLTIFEKRVQL; encoded by the coding sequence ATGAAGAAAGAAGATTTTCTAAACGACGATTTTTTAAAACAGTTTAAAACAGGAGACGAACTGACCTCCTTTCTAAAATCCATTCAAAAGCGAGGTATTGAAAAGATGCTAGAAGGGGAACTTGATGCTCATTTAGACTATGAGAAGCATCAGCAATCCGATAATAGCAATACCCGTAACGGCTATGGGTCTAAAAAGATAAAAACAGCTTTAGGAGAGACTAATATTAAAGTTCCCAGAGACCGGGACGCTTCTTTTAACCCTATGCTGGTTCCTAAACGCACTAACATGGTTGATGGCATAGAAAACGTCATTATCAGCCTTTATGCCAAGGGTATGAGTAATTCTGATATTGAAGAGCAAATCCGAGAAGTTTACGATTTTGATGTATCCACATCTACCATATCACGTATCACAGATAAAGTTACCAATGATATTGTTGCTTGGCAAAACAGACCTCTGGAGCCCGTATATTTAATTACTTGGATGGATGGCATCGTATTTAAGGTTCGGGAGAACTCCAAAGTCATTAACAAAACCATGTACATCGCCGTAGGACTGCGTAGAGATGGTAAAAAGGAAGTCTTAGGGCTTTGGTTGGGGAAGAATGAATCGGCAGCCTTTTGGATGAGTGTACTAACCGATATGAAAGCCAGAGGCGTTCAGGATTTGCTTATCACGGCCACAGATAATCTTAACGGTTTTACCGACACCATTAAAAACGTTTTTCCTGAATCTAAAACCCAAATCTGCGTGGTACACCAGATTCGTAATGCTTGTCGGTATGTTGTTTGGAAAGACAAGAAAGAATTTACAAAGGACATGAAAAGCATCTACGATGCACCCACCAAAAGTGCAGCAAAAGCCGCCCTAGAAGACTTTGCTCAGAAATGGGAACACAAGTACTCTTACGCTATTAAAAGCTGGAGAGATAACTGGGAAGAACTTACCGCTTTCTATGAATTTCCTTTAGAAATTAGAAAAATCATTTACACTACGAACCTTATTGAAAACCTTAATGGAAAAATCAGAAAATACACTAAAAACAAGCTCTCATTCCCAACAGATGAAGCTGTTATGAAGTCCACTTTTTTAGCCCTTAGAGAGGCTACCAAAAAATGGTCGATGCCTATTAGGAACTGGGGCATTATTTTAAACCAGTTTTTAACTATATTTGAAAAAAGGGTTCAACTTTAA
- a CDS encoding copper resistance protein NlpE N-terminal domain-containing protein produces the protein MRLIISTLILISNLTLFSQSINFYGDYYRSLGKEGVHFIEYKLTLNQDGTFIFHSYSNNKQGIPPEVNKYGKGKWIAKDKVITFFSNKQKDFDEKYTLDFNNSKARFVTKHPRDKTDRIIKPKLQFFESEIFWIKTIDIFKI, from the coding sequence ATGAGACTAATAATTTCTACCTTAATATTAATTTCAAACTTAACCTTATTCTCTCAATCAATTAACTTTTATGGTGATTATTATCGCTCACTTGGGAAAGAAGGAGTCCATTTTATTGAATATAAATTGACTTTAAATCAGGATGGAACATTTATCTTCCACTCTTATTCAAATAATAAACAAGGCATTCCACCCGAAGTAAATAAATACGGAAAAGGGAAATGGATTGCGAAAGACAAAGTGATTACTTTCTTTTCAAACAAACAAAAAGACTTTGATGAAAAATATACTTTAGATTTTAATAACTCTAAAGCTAGATTTGTAACCAAACATCCTAGAGACAAAACTGACCGAATAATTAAACCAAAGCTTCAGTTTTTTGAGTCTGAAATTTTTTGGATAAAAACAATTGATATATTTAAAATATAA